DNA from Shumkonia mesophila:
GCCGTGACCAGGATTCTTTCTCGAGGGTCGCCGGGGTCGCCGCCGCGGGGCCAAAGTCATTGATTCCGGCCGGCCGCGGCGATAGAAAATTTGTCTGGCCCGCCTGTCGGCCAGCGGATATATTAAGTTTTGCGCATACAAAGCGTTCCTTGATCGGATGCCGACCGCTCGTTAAGGTCGCCTCCTAAGGTGGCGCTCGACGCCACCGCCCCAAGCGGAACCCCGATCGACGGGGGATATGCCATGGAAACGGATTTCGAGACCCTGGAGCAGAATGCGCTGCGCGCGAGCACGTTGCTCAAAGCGATGAGCAACCAGCACCGGCTGATGATCCTCTGCCAGTTGGCCAGCGGCGAGAAGCGGGTCGGCGAGCTGGAGGAAATCATCGGCCTAAGCCAGTCCGCCCTGTCCCAGCACCTGGCCCGGTTGCGGCGCGACAACCTGGTCAGGACCCGCCGCGAGGCCCAGACCATCTTCTATTCGCTGGTCGGGCCCGAGGCGCGCTCGGTCATCGAAACGCTCTATGGCCTCTATTGCGGCGGCGGCGCCGTGGCGCGCCAGGAAAGCGCCAAAATCGCCGCCAGCCTCTAGCCGCCAGTCCAAACAAGCCCCCTCTCTCCCATCACTCCCGCGAAGACGGCAGTCCAGGGCCCGGCTTCCCCTGGATTCCCGCGTGCGCGGGAATGACGAAGGGGGAAGGGACGCGCCCCCCCCCTCTTTCCCGTCACTCCCGCGAAGGCGGGAGTCCAGGGCCCGGCTCCGCCTGGATTCCCGCGTTCGCGGGAATGACGAAGGGGAAGCCGTCTTGACTTCCCCTTACTCCTGCTCGGCTCCGGTGATGTCGGGATAAAGGTCGCGCCAGTCGGGATTGTTCTTTTCGACCAGGTCCAGTTTCCATTTGCGCCGCCACTTCTTGAGAGCCTTCTCGCGAGCGATGGCGGTTTCAATGTCGTCGAAAACCTCGAAGTACACCAGCGTCTTGGTGCCGTAGCGGGCCGAGAAGCCATCGACGGCCTCGGTACAGTGTTGCCAGACCCGGCGCGTCAGGTCGGACGTCACGCCGATGTAAAGGGTGCCGTTCCGGCGATTGGCGAGCAGATAGACATAGCCCCGCTTGTCCATGCCCTATCCTATCTGGATTCCCGCGTTCGCGGGAATGACGAAGGGGGAAGGGACCAGCCCCCTCTCTCCCGTCACTCCCGCGAAGGCGGCAGTCCAGGGGTTGGGCTCCGTCCGGATAACCCGGCCTTGGGTTACCGCCGGTTGGCGATTTCGATGAGGTTGCCGTCGGGATCGTAACAGTAGATGGAACGCAGGGGGCCCTGGGCTCCGCTGCGGTCGACCGGGCCTTCGACGATGTCGATGCCGCGGCCGGCCAGTTCCGCCGCGACGTCGGCGACGGGCGTCGCCGTCAGGAAGCACAGATCGGCGGAGCCGGGGGTCGGCCGGCGGGCGTGGGGCGCGATGGGCGCCGATGCCGGATGAAGGTTGATCTTCTGGCCGCCGAAATGCAGCGCCACCCGTTCCTTGGCGAACGCGCGGCGTTCCATCCCCAGTCCGTCGACGTAGAAGCGGCAGGTTCGCTCGATGTCGGCAACCGTCAGGACCAGATGATCGAGGGCCAATCCTTGCATGGGCTGCCTCCGTCGCCACCGGCGATCAGTGGACGCCGGCCGCCGGCCTTTCGTGGGTGACGATCCAGTGCAGTTCTTCCTTGATGACGTCCGTATGGCGCGTCGGTTCGGCCTGCAGGACGCCCGAAATGATGGCAAGGCGCACCGGATGGGGCAAGCGGTGAAAATTCTCCAGGACCAGGAACTTGATGCTGGGCCTGATCGTCGGCGACACCAGCAGGCTCAGGACCAACTTCTTGCGGATGTCGTGGCGAACGTTGCCGGCTTCGGTCAGTTCGAAGAATTCGTGGACGAATTCGCGCGGCGCGATGACGCCCTCGATCAGCGCCGACAGGTTCTGGCGCAGCGCCGCCGTGTATTGCGACCGCGTCCGCAGGACGAAACGCGAGGCATGGCGTTGCACGTGGGCGATGGCGTGCGGATCGAAGGCGTTTTCCGTCACCAGTTCGACGGCCCGGCGCACCAGCGGATGGCGCGACGTCTGGCCGACGATCCCGAACAGTTCCGAAACCAGCGGCGTCTTGTTGGCGACGGGGCCGAATCGGGCCGCTGCCGCGATCGCCATCGAGGATTCGGGGTCGCGGGTCGCCAGCATGGCCAGCGCCAGGGGATCGTCCAGATCCTGCAGATCCAGGCTGCGGTTCAGCAGGTGTTCGGGAATCAGGATGCGGTCGTCCTCGCCGGGGACGCAGATCGGGGTCTTGTCGCGATAGTGCTCCTTGATCCTGAGGGCCACCTTGAGACCCTCGTGGCTGATGCCCAGCCCCTCCGACACGCCGGCGGTTTCCCGGCCGGCCGTCAGGATGTCCCTTTCGTCGAATTTTCTGCGGTCGCTGATCGACGTCTGTTTCCAGCCCACGGTCGTTGTCCCCCGGTACGGTTGCCGATAGAACCTTGGGGGCGTGCGTACCGCCCGTTTCCGCCGTCACGGACTCTGCCCGCAAACGCTTAACACCGGCTTAATAGGTCTTTGCCTATATTCGAGCCGTCGCCATTCGCTCCATGGGAAGGTCTTTCATCCGATGCCCACATACCTGGATCGCTACTTCTCCACCCTCGGCGCCATGGGGCCGGCCACCCAGGCCACGGCCGCGGACGGCCGCCAGGTGCCGCTGGCCGAGGCCCTCGCCTGGGTCAACGATACGGCACGGGGCGCCCATGCCGCCGGCAACACCGTGATCTTCGTCGGCAACGGCGGCAGCGCCGGCATCGCCGGCCACATGGCCACCGACTTCAGCAAGGTGGGAGGGGTCAGGGCCATCACCTTCAACGACGCCTCGTCGCTGACCTGCCTGGGCAACGACCTCGGCTACGAGCAGGTCTTCGCCCATCCGGTCGCCATGCACGGACGGCCCGGCGACCTCTTGATCGCGATTTCCAGTTCCGGCCGTTCGGCCAACATCCTCAACGCGGCGAAGGCCGGCCGCCAAAAGGGTTGCAAGGTGCTGACGCTGTCCGGCTTCGCGCCGGACAACCCGCTGCGCGCCCTGGGCGACGTCAACTTTTACGTGCCGGCCTCGGCCTACGGCTTCGTCGAGATCACCCATCTGGCCCTGCTGCACGCCGTCCTCGATAGCCGCCAGGGCTGGCCCACCCCCGCCTGAAATCCCGCCGCGCGGTTGACGTGCCGCCCCCACTTGCCCGAATGTCTTGGGATCAAGGGGCGGAGTTTCGAGCATGCGCATCGGCATCGACCTGGGCGGCACCAAGATCGAGGGGATCGTGCTGGACGGCGACGGCCGCGAACGGGCCCGCCTTCGCGTTCCCACGCCCCTCGGCGACTATGCCGCCACGCTGGCCGCCATCGCCGCGCTGGTCGACGACCTGGAAACGCAGGCGGGGGCCGCCGCCTCGGTGGGCGTAGGCATTCCCGGCATCGTTTCGCCGGCCAGCGGACTGGTCAAGAACGCCAACTCGACCTGGCTGATCGGCAAGCCGCTGGATCGCGATCTTCAGGCCGCGTTGGGGCGGCCGATCCGCCTGGAAAACGACGCCAACTGCTTTGCCGTCTCCGAGGCGGCGGATGGCGCGGCCGCCGGCGCCGCCGTGGTGTTCGGCGTCATCCTGGGCACCGGCGTCGGCGGCGGCATCGTGATCGACGGCCGGCCGCTCAGGGGCCGCAACGCCATCGCCGGGGAATGGGGCCACAACCCCCTGCCCTGGCCGGAGGACGACGAACGGCCCGGCCCGGCCTGCTACTGCGGGCTCAAGGGGTGCATCGAGACCTTCCTGTCGGGGCCGGGACTGGCCCGCGACTTTCTGGGCGCCACCGGGAAGGCCTTGGCGCCCACCGAAATCGTCGAGCGGGCGGCGGCGGGAGACGGCGCCGCCGCCGCCGCACTGGAGCGCTACGAACGCCGCCTGGCCCGCGCCCTGGCCGGCGTCATCAACGTGCTCGACCCCGACGTCATCGTGCTGGGCGGCGGGTTGTCGAACCTGGGCCGCCTTTACGAGACCGTTCCCCGCCTGTGGGAACGCTGGGTCTTCTCGGACCGGGTCGACACGGCGCTCAAGCGCAACCGGCACGGCGACTCGAGCGGGGTGCGCGGCGCCGCTTGGCTGTGGCCGTAAGCGTATTTCGTATTTCGGGGACGCCATACTTCGTATTTCGGGGACGCCATACTTAATTCGATTCTACGTCCATCCATGGCATCCCGAGACCTCGAATTAAGTATGGCGTCCCCGAAATACCCCCGTCCCCGAAATACCCCGAGACCTCGAATTAAATATGGCGTCCCCGAAATACCTGGTGTCCCCGAAATACCCGGCGCCGGCGCCGCCGATTCTTGTTGCGCGTCCCCGGCAAGTCCGTCTTTCTGAAGGCACTCGGGAACTGGACGGGCCGTTCGCCGACCGGCAGGGAGGCTTCAGGTGGAAAACCTCAAGGAATTCCTCGGCGCTGCGGACGCCTTCATCTGGGGCCCGGTCACGCTGGTCTTCCTCATGGGGACCGGGCTCTACCTGACGCTCGGCCTGCGCGGCCGTTCGTTCTCGCGCATCGTCTATGGGCTGGCAGCGCTGTGGCGCGGCCGGGCGGCCGAGCCGGGAGCGCAAGGGCAGGCCACCCCCTTTGCGGCGCTTTCCATCGCCTTGGCCGCCACCATCGGCACCGGCAACATCGCCGGCGTCGCCACCGCCATCGCGCTGGGCGGCCCCGGCGCCGTCTTCTGGATGTGGCTCACCGCCTGGGTCGGCATGGCCATGAACTTTGCCGAAACCGCGCTCGCCGTGACGTACCGCGAGGTCGACGGCCGCGGCGAGTGGGTGGGCGGGCCGATGTATTACATCAAGAACGGCCTCGGCCGCCGCTGGCGGTGGCTGGCCGCCCTCTTCGCCTTCTTCGGCGTGGTGTCCTCGTTCGGCGGCGGCAACGCGTTGCAGGCGAGCACGCTGGCCGACGCGGCGGCGGTCTATTTGGGGATGCCGGCCTGGGCCACCGCCTGCCTGCTGGCGGCGCTCACGCTCTTGGTCATGGCGGGGGGCACGGCGCGCCTCGCGCGCGTCGTCGGCATCCTGGTTCCGGTCATGGTGGTGGGCTTCGTGGGTGGCGGACTTGCCGTCATCGCGCTCAACGTCGAGAAGCTGCCCGGCGCCATCGGCCTGATCCTGTCGGATGCCTTCACCGGCACCGCGGCGGCAGGCGGCTTCGCCGGCTCCACCGTGATGGCGGCCGTGCACTTCGGGGTGGCGCGCGGCATTTTCTCGAACGAGGCGGGATTGGGCACCATCCCCATGGCCCACGCCATCGCCCAAACCCGCCACCCGGTGCGCCAGGCCGCCATCGGCATGCTGGGCCCGTTCATCGACACGCTGATCGTCTGCACGACGACCGGGCTCGTCATCGTCATGACCGGGGCGTGGCAGGTGGGTGTCACCGGCGCCCCGCTGGCCGGCCGCGCCTTCGCGACGGGGCTGCCGGGAGCGGGACCGGCCGTGATCGGCTTCGGGCTCATCCTGTTCACCTATACGACGCTGCTGGGCTGGAGCTTCTATGGCGAGCGGCTGGCCGGCTATCTGTGGGGGCCGCGGGCGGTGCTGCCCTACCGGACGCTCTTCCTCGCCATGATCTTCGTCGGCGTGCTGGCGAAAGAACGGCTCGACCTTCTGTGGCTGGTGTCGACCGGGCTCAACGGCCTGATGGCCTTTCCCAACCTGATTGCGCTTTTGCTCTTAAGCCCGGTGGTCTTTCGCATGACCATCGACTACTTCGCGCTCGCCAGGAACGGCCAGCCCGACATCCCCTGGCCCGACCCCCAGGGCAACATCGCCCCGCCGCCCGAAAAACCGCAGCCGGCGGCCCTGCTGCGCCCGGAATGAAGCCATCGATCGCGGCAATTGCCCTTTTTTCGCGCATTCAGGCGGGGAAATTCGCCCCTGCGTGCATTAATGCTTGATTATCAATCGCGGTTGAACCTCTCATAGAGGTCCGTGCGATCGCGCCCGCCGACTGGGACTGGGGGAAGCCGATCGCGCACCGGCTGCAAAGGGGGAGTTCCATGGACGCATTGCAGAGTTTCGTCGGTATGGTCGACAGCTTCATCTGGGGGCCGTACCTTCTCATTCCACTGCTTCTTCTGACCGGCCTTTACCTGACCGTCGGCCTGCGCTTCATGACGCTCCGGCGCATCGGCTACGGCTTTCGCATGCTGTGGCAGGGCCGCGTCGCCAAGGAAGGCCACGAAGGCCAGATCACGCCCTTCAACGCGCTGTCCACCGCCTTGGCCGCCACGGTCGGCACCGGCAACATCGCCGGCGTCGCCACCGCCATCTACCTGGGCGGGCCCGGCGCCATCTTCTGGATGTGGATGACCGCGCTGGTCGGCATGGCCAGCAAGTACGGCGAAGCCGTGCTGGCCGTGAAATACCGCGAGGTCGACGAACTGGGCAACCACGTCGGCGGCCCGATGTACTACATCAAGAACGGCCTCGGCGAGAACTGGAAGTGGCTGGGCATGCTGTTCGCCTTCTTCGGCACCTTCGCGGCCTTCGGCATCGGCAACGCCATCCAGGCGAATTCGGTGGCGCAGGCGGCGTTCGACCACTTTGGCGTCCCGCTGTGGGCCACCGCCGTCGTGCTGGCCGTGCTCACCTTCCTGGTCGTCATCGGCGGCATCAAGCGCTTGGGCGAGGTCGCCGGCAAGCTGGTGCCGCTGATGGCGATCCTCTACATCGCCGGCTCGCTGGTCATCATCGCCCTCCACGTCGATCAATTGCCTGCCGCCGTCGCGCTCATCTTCACCGACGCCTTCACCGGCACCGCGGCGACCGGCGGCTTCGCCGGCTCGACCATCATGATGGCGGTGCGCTTCGGCGTCGCCCGCGGCATCTTCTCCAACGAGGCCGGCCTCGGTTCGGCGCCGATTGCCCACGCCGCGGCGCAGACCGACAATCCGGTCCGCCAGGGCACCATCGGCATGCTGGGCACCTTCATCGACACCATCGTCATTTGCTCGATGACCGCGCTGGTCATCATCATGACCGGCGTGTGGAACAGCGGCGAAACCAGCGCCACGCTCTCGACGCTGGCCTACGACACCGGCCTGCCCGGCTTCGGCAAGATCGTGGTCGTCTTCGGCCTGCTGATCTTCGCCTACACGACGCTGTTGGGCTGGAGCTACTACGGCGAGCGCTGCGCCGAGTACATCTTCGGCGTCGGGATCATCAAGCCGTACCGTTACGCCTGGATCGCCATGATCTTCATCGGCGCCCTGGCCAAGGACCAGTTGGCCCTGCTGTGGGACATCTCGGACGCGCTCAACGGCCTGATGGCGCTGCCCAACATCGTGGCCCTGCTGCTGCTGAGCCCGGTCATCTTCCGGATCACCCAGGAATACTTCGAGAACGAGAAGAAGAAGTAGCGGCACGCCAACCCTCTCCGCCTCCTCCCGGGGGGCGGAGAGGGTGGCTGGGCTTATTTCGGGGACACCATACTTAATTCCCCCCGTGGCGTTGCCGGTGCACGTCCTGGGAAT
Protein-coding regions in this window:
- a CDS encoding alanine/glycine:cation symporter family protein, translated to MENLKEFLGAADAFIWGPVTLVFLMGTGLYLTLGLRGRSFSRIVYGLAALWRGRAAEPGAQGQATPFAALSIALAATIGTGNIAGVATAIALGGPGAVFWMWLTAWVGMAMNFAETALAVTYREVDGRGEWVGGPMYYIKNGLGRRWRWLAALFAFFGVVSSFGGGNALQASTLADAAAVYLGMPAWATACLLAALTLLVMAGGTARLARVVGILVPVMVVGFVGGGLAVIALNVEKLPGAIGLILSDAFTGTAAAGGFAGSTVMAAVHFGVARGIFSNEAGLGTIPMAHAIAQTRHPVRQAAIGMLGPFIDTLIVCTTTGLVIVMTGAWQVGVTGAPLAGRAFATGLPGAGPAVIGFGLILFTYTTLLGWSFYGERLAGYLWGPRAVLPYRTLFLAMIFVGVLAKERLDLLWLVSTGLNGLMAFPNLIALLLLSPVVFRMTIDYFALARNGQPDIPWPDPQGNIAPPPEKPQPAALLRPE
- a CDS encoding alanine/glycine:cation symporter family protein; the protein is MDALQSFVGMVDSFIWGPYLLIPLLLLTGLYLTVGLRFMTLRRIGYGFRMLWQGRVAKEGHEGQITPFNALSTALAATVGTGNIAGVATAIYLGGPGAIFWMWMTALVGMASKYGEAVLAVKYREVDELGNHVGGPMYYIKNGLGENWKWLGMLFAFFGTFAAFGIGNAIQANSVAQAAFDHFGVPLWATAVVLAVLTFLVVIGGIKRLGEVAGKLVPLMAILYIAGSLVIIALHVDQLPAAVALIFTDAFTGTAATGGFAGSTIMMAVRFGVARGIFSNEAGLGSAPIAHAAAQTDNPVRQGTIGMLGTFIDTIVICSMTALVIIMTGVWNSGETSATLSTLAYDTGLPGFGKIVVVFGLLIFAYTTLLGWSYYGERCAEYIFGVGIIKPYRYAWIAMIFIGALAKDQLALLWDISDALNGLMALPNIVALLLLSPVIFRITQEYFENEKKK
- a CDS encoding ROK family protein: MRIGIDLGGTKIEGIVLDGDGRERARLRVPTPLGDYAATLAAIAALVDDLETQAGAAASVGVGIPGIVSPASGLVKNANSTWLIGKPLDRDLQAALGRPIRLENDANCFAVSEAADGAAAGAAVVFGVILGTGVGGGIVIDGRPLRGRNAIAGEWGHNPLPWPEDDERPGPACYCGLKGCIETFLSGPGLARDFLGATGKALAPTEIVERAAAGDGAAAAALERYERRLARALAGVINVLDPDVIVLGGGLSNLGRLYETVPRLWERWVFSDRVDTALKRNRHGDSSGVRGAAWLWP
- a CDS encoding GIY-YIG nuclease family protein, producing MDKRGYVYLLANRRNGTLYIGVTSDLTRRVWQHCTEAVDGFSARYGTKTLVYFEVFDDIETAIAREKALKKWRRKWKLDLVEKNNPDWRDLYPDITGAEQE
- a CDS encoding SIS domain-containing protein, yielding MPTYLDRYFSTLGAMGPATQATAADGRQVPLAEALAWVNDTARGAHAAGNTVIFVGNGGSAGIAGHMATDFSKVGGVRAITFNDASSLTCLGNDLGYEQVFAHPVAMHGRPGDLLIAISSSGRSANILNAAKAGRQKGCKVLTLSGFAPDNPLRALGDVNFYVPASAYGFVEITHLALLHAVLDSRQGWPTPA
- a CDS encoding ArsR/SmtB family transcription factor encodes the protein METDFETLEQNALRASTLLKAMSNQHRLMILCQLASGEKRVGELEEIIGLSQSALSQHLARLRRDNLVRTRREAQTIFYSLVGPEARSVIETLYGLYCGGGAVARQESAKIAASL
- a CDS encoding VOC family protein — translated: MQGLALDHLVLTVADIERTCRFYVDGLGMERRAFAKERVALHFGGQKINLHPASAPIAPHARRPTPGSADLCFLTATPVADVAAELAGRGIDIVEGPVDRSGAQGPLRSIYCYDPDGNLIEIANRR